Genomic window (Sulfurovum riftiae):
CATCATGAACCGTATCGCTGACCTTGGGATGCTGATTGGTCTTTTCATTATATACTGGAATGTAGGAAGCCTGCAGTACGATGTGGTCTTTGCCGAACTTCCTAACTTGAGTGGATCCATATTGAATGCGGCAGCGATCGCACTCTTTATCGGTGCCATGGGTAAGTCGGCACAGTTCCCTCTGCATACCTGGTTGACGGATGCGATGGAAGGTCCTACTCCTGTATCGGCATTGATCCACGCAGCGACGATGGTAACTGCCGGTGTATTCCTGGTCATTAGAGCCAACCCGCTCTTCTCCATGACACCGGAAGTGAGTTTCTTCATTGCAGCACTGGGTACCTTCGTGGCATTCTTCGCCGCATCGATGGCACTGGTCAACAGAGACTTGAAGCGTATCATCGCCTTCTCGACACTCTCACAGCTTGGGTATATGTTCGCAGCCGCAGGTCTTGGTGCCTACTGGATCGCACTGTTCCACCTGGCAGCACACGCCTTCTTCAAAGCACTGCTCTTCCTTGGTGCAGGTAACGTGATGCACGCGATGCATGACGAGCTTGACATCTTCAAGATGGGTGGATTGAAAAAAGCGATGAAGTGGACCTATATTTACATGGGAGTTGCTTCACTGGCGTTGGCGGGTATCCCGTTCTTTGCAGGTTTCTTCTCCAAAGATGCCATCATCGAGACGGCATGGAATGAAGGAACACTGGTATTGTGGATGATCCTTGTGGTCACTGCGGGAATGACGGCATTCTACAGCTTCAGACAGGTCTTCCTGACCTTCGAAGGAAAAGAGCGTTACACTGAAGAGATCGATTACTTCAAAGACGGAAAGCATCATCCACATGAGATGTACAAGTACGTGCTGATCGCAATGTCACCGTTGGCGATCCTTGCAGTGATCGCCGGATTCTTTATGGGAAGCTTCGAGCACTTCGTGACGAAGCTGCTTCCTGACTATCATATGAGTGAGCATACACACCATTTGGCACTGGTACTTGGGCTTGTTGTTCTTGTCTTTGCCGTAGGCGGTATCGTATTGGCGTACAAGAAGTACTACAAAGGTCTCGAGAGAGATGAGAAGCTGGAGAACAGCTTCATGTACAAAGTGCTTGCCAACCAGTACTATATCCCGAACCTCTATGAGGCGATCATCACGAAGCCATATGCGATGCTTTCGGAAATGATGTGGAAAGATGTGGATATGAAGATCGTGGATGCAACGGTCGACGGTATAGCCAAGTTCCTCTACAAGAGCGGTGATGGTTCAAGAAAGATGCAGACAGGTAACCTTTCGAACTATCTGAACTGGATGGCCGTTGGTTCTGTGTTCCTTTTGGTAGTAGCAGTAATTTCAGCGATGTTTGTGTAAGGAGAAGATAAATGGAAAATATTTTAAGTATATTGGTGTTTTTTCCTGCGATCGCTGGATTGTTAGGATTTGTTGTAGATAAAGATAGTGCAAGGGCTTACGGGATCACTGTAGCAGCGATCGAGTTCCTTCTCTCTATCTGGCTGTGGTTCAGTTTCGACACGGCGAATGCAGGTATGCAATTCGTCGAGTTGATCCCTCTGATCCCTGATTTCGGTATCTCATACTACCTGGGTGTAGACGGTATCTCACTCTTCATCATCATTATGGCGACCCTGATGACACTGATCGGTATGATGAGTATGAGTATCACGGAGAATATCAAGAACATGATCATTACGCTTCTCTTCCTTGAGATGACGATGGTGGGTGTTTTCGTAGCACTCGATGCGATTATCTTCTATCTTTTCTGGGAGCTTTCACTCGTACCTATGCTTTATATCATCGGTGCATGGGGTGGACCGCTCAGAGTCTATGCGGCAGTGAAGTTCTTCCTCTATACCTTTATGGGATCACTGATCATGCTGGTAGGTATGCTGTTCGTAGCCTATGTCTACCATAACCTTACAGGCGTATGGAGCTTTGCGATCACTGACTGGTATGCACTGGTACTTCCGGTCAATTACCAGCTCTGGCTCTTCGCAGCGTTCTTCCTCGGTTTTGCGATCAAGGTGCCGATGTTTCCGTTCCATACCTGGTTGCCATATGCACACGGACAGGCGCCGACCATCGGTTCGGTCATCCTTGCAGCGGTACTTCTGAAGATGGGTACTTACGGTTTTGTAAGATTCTCGCTTCCGATGTTCCCTGATGCATCGGTGCTGGCGATCACACCGATCGCTGCGATCTCGATCGTGATGATCATCTATACAGCGATGGTAGCGTATGCGCAGAAAGATATGAAACAGGTCATTGCATACTCATCCGTATCACATATGGGTATCATCATGATCGGTATCTTCGCGATGAATGCTGAAGGTATCAGTGGTTCTGTCTTTCAAATGCTCTCACACGGTATCGTCTCGGGTGCACTGTTCATGCTCGTAGGTGTGATCTATGACAGAAGACATACGAAGCTGATGAGTGAATTCGGCGGACTTGCGTCGGTGATGCCGAAATATGCCGTGATCTTCGGGATCATGCTGATGTCATCGGTCGGACTTCCTTTGACCATCGGATTCGTAGGCGAGTTCCTTGTACTGATAGGTTTCTATGAAGTTTCGCCGGTCATGACAGTACTGGCAGGTACTTCCATCATCATCGGTGCGATCTATATGCTATCTGTTTACAAGCAGAGTTTCTTCGGTCCTGTGACCAACGAAGCAAATAAATCACTCAAAGACCTTGACCGTAAAGAGACATGGTCCCTGGTACCTTTGGTCCTTATCGTTGTCTGGTTGGGTGTCTACCCCAAACCGGTACTTGCACCGATCGACAATTCTGTCAAAGCGATGTTGAGCTTCATGAATGAAAAAGCGATCACACAAGAGGCAAAAGATATGATCAAAGTCTCTAAAACAACACTAAACAGAGGGGAGGTTAAGTAATGTTACAACCTATCAATGTAAGTTTGGAAAGTCTTAATCTCATTACACTTGCACCTATGCTTGTAGCGATCGCAGGTGGTTTGATTATACTGATACTTGACCTGATCAACGAGAAACTCCACAAGTCTCTCTATGTGATGCTGACCATTCTGGTACTCGTGATCGATTTTGGTGCGACCCTGGGGCTGAATGTGAATGAACGCGGTTTCTTTGATGTGATGCTGATCGATGGTATTTCCATCGTCTCGCAACTTCTGATCATTGTGGCGTCCATCATCTTCACACCGCTGGCATTGACCTCGAAGCGTTTTCATGAGTACTCCTATCCGGAGTTCTTTGCACTCTTCCTGTTCATGGTCGCCGGCTTCCAGTTCATGGTGGCAAGTGACAACCTTATCCTGATCTTCGTAGGTCTTGAGACAGCGTCACTTTCACTCTATACGCTCATTGCACTGCATAACAGAAGCAACTCTTACGAAGCTGCGGTGAAGTACTTCACCATGGGTGCTTTGGCAGCAGGTTTCTTCGCGATGGGTTCTGCAGTGATCTATGCACTGACAGGATCGGTCGAACTCTATAGAGTAGCGGACGTATTGGCGGCACGTATGGATGAGACAGGATTGATGATTGCGATCTTCGGATCATCCGTACTCCTTCTGGTGGCATTTGCATTCAAACTCTCACTCTTCCCGTTCCATACCTGGGCACCGGATGTGTATGAGGGAGCATCTGCACCACTTGCCGGATACATGTCAGTTGTTCCGAAGGTAGCGGCATTCGTCGTTTCCATCAGGATCTTCGGTATGTATATCGACCTGGGTGTCGAGTGGGTCAGAGTGGTCATCCTGGTACTTGCAGTACTTACAATGACCCTGGCGAACCTTATGGCGCTGGTACAGGAAGATGTCAAGCGTATGCTTGCATACTCATCCATCTCCCATGCCGGTTTCATTATTGCGGCATTGGCACTGGATACGACAGAAGGTACGACAGCGATCTTCTTCTATTATGCACTTTTCATGTTCACGAACCTTGGTGCCTTCACCATGCTTTGGATCTCCAGACACAAAGTCAGAAGATTCGATGCACGTTTTGACCATCCGTATGAGAAGTTCGCAGGGTTCATCAAGATCATGCCTGTCGGGGCAGTGATCATGGCGATCTTCATGCTTTCTCTGGCCGGTGTTCCGCCGTTCTCCGTCTTCTGGGGAAAGATCTATGTCATGCAGGCAGCGGTCAATTCAGGATATGTCTGGTTGGCGATCGTGATGGGGCTTAACTCGGCGATCGCGGCATACTACTATCTGAAACTGATCGTCTATATGTTCCTCAAAGATCCGGTCAAAGATGTCGATACTGTCTACTACAACCTTTCCAAGCCATTGATGGCAGTGATCGGTATGGCAACGATAGCGACGATCGCAGCGATCTTCTATGTACAGCCTCTGGTATCGTATATCTACTATATGATCTCCGCTTCAGGTTATTAAAACCTTATAAGACCGTAGGGTGGGCTTCAGCCCACCACATATATAATTCCCCTACAGTAACATCTTCTCCAGATCTTCAACACTACCTTTTATTACATTTTCAAACTGGGAATTATTGAACGTCGTCTGTCTTTTTGCCAGTCTTGCTGTATTGGTCGTAATCTTCTCCTGAAGCATCTCTCTGTCGTAGATCCCGTCCAGGTAAGCCAGGGTCTCTTTGATGCCGATGGCTTTCATACAGTTGGGAGCCCTCGTATATTTTTTTTCAAGACAGCATATCTCATCGATGAGACCTTTTTTTAACATAAGCTCCGTTCTCAGAGCAATGCGTTTTCTGAGAAGCTGCCTGTCGATCTCAATTTGGTAGACAGGCAGTTCGGACTTGACGGTCGGTCTGGGAGGGAATTGTCTGAAATACTCGGAGGGGATCAATCCGGTCTCAAAATAGATATCCAATGCCTTCTCTATACGGTAGGGGTCATTGGATGCGATCCTGCTCATATAGTCAGGGTCCAGGCTGGAGAGCCAGGTGTAGGTCTCTTTGAGATCTTTCAGGGCATCGGCGGTTTTCTTTTCACTTGCTGCCGATATCTTCGGGAGTTCGCTGATACCGTCCATCAGCATTTTGAGGTAGAAACTCGTGCCTCCGACGATGACAAGATTCTTACTGTCCGCCGCAGCTTTTGCATAGACATCGTTGTAGAGACGGATGAATGTCGTGACGTCGAAATCCTCATTGGGGTAGATGCGGTCCAAACCGAAATGCACTATGCCTTCTCTCTCTTCGAGGGTCGGCTTGGCGGATACAATATCGATCTCTTTGTAGATGGAGAGCGAATCAATGGAAAGGATGTAGGCATCCAGTGCCTGTGCCACTTTGATGGATAGTGCGGTCTTACCCGAAGCGGTAGGACCAATGAGTGCAAGTTGTCTGATCGTATTCATGACACAATGATAACAAGTTAGTGCTAAGTGTTAAGGGTTAAGTGCTAAGAGGGTAAAATGATACATCAATATTTTGGAGAGTGTATGGATCTGTTTGATAAACATAATCGTTTCAACATTGCCAATTTGGTCACCTACCTGAATGTCTCACTTGGGGTAATCGCCATCTACTTTATCGTCAAAGAGGATTTTTTCACTGCGATCGTTCTGGCATGGATCGCAGGTGCCTGTGATATCATTGACGGGAAACTGGCACGAAAGTATGAACTTTCTACAGAATTCGGTGTACAGCTGGACAGTTTTGCAGACTTTATCTCTTTTGTCGTCATGCCGCCATTTCTGCTTTTTTATGCACTTAAAGGAAGTTTTACAAACGGATGGGAAGAGATGTTAGTGGGCATTGTCTTTATTGCTTACATTATTTTAGGCTTGCGCAGACTGGTGGAATTCAATCTTAAAGTGGATGCAGGAGAAGTTGCCAAATACTTTGAAGGTGTACCGACACCGCTTGGTGCCATCCTGCTTTGGGTGCTCTATCTGCTTTTCAGTTACAGTATTGTCCCAAGCGTATCTGTCATTACGTTGATGGTAGTGTTTATTGCCTGGTCACTGAATTCAAAATTAAAAATTCCACACCCGTAATGAATGAGGAATGAGGAATGAGGAATGAAGAACTGAAAAGAAATGTCTGGATAGAGAAGCTAAATGATTTTTCTGAATTGGTGATGTTCAAACACTCTGTGTTTTCACTTCCGTTTATTTTTATAGCCATGCTGGTCGCCGCCTATCTTGATACAGGTTCTGGGTGGTTTGGATGGAAACTGCTTCTGCTTGGTACAGTGGCAGCAGTATCTGCAAGAAACTTTGCCATGGGTGTCAACCGTTACCTTGACAGGGATATTGACATACTCAATCCCAGAACGAGGAACAGACCTTCTGTGGACGGCAGGGTTTCCGATACACAGATGGTACTTTTCATTCTTGTCAATGCATTGGTATTCATTGGTGTTGCCTACCTTATCAATGCGCTTGCATTTGCACTTTCGATACCTATCTTGCTGGTATTGGGTGCCTATACATTTTTCAAACGTTTCTCGGCAATGGCACACCTTATTCTCGGTGTGAGTCTGGGGCTCGCTCCCATCGCCGGAGTTGTGGCCGTCTCGGGAGAGATCACTGCTTGGTCTGTCTGGCTTGCCGCAGGTGTGATGTTCTGGGTGGCAGGTTTCGACCTGCTCTATTCCCTGCAGGATATGGAGTTCGACAAGGCCAACAACCTGCACTCCATCCCGTCGAAATTCGGTGCCAAAAAAACGATGCTGATCGCCAGAGCTTTCCACCTGATGACAGTGATCTTCTGGACAGTATTCGTTGTAAGTGCACAGCTCGGCATTTGGGCTGAAAGTGCGGTAGTGTTCGCAGCACTCATGTTGACATATGAACACTATCTTGTCAATAAGGACTTTACAAAGATCGACAGGGCTTTCTTTACCGTAAACGGGTATCTGGGGTTTGTCTTTCTGTTTTTCATCATCTTGGAGGTAGCATAAATGGATTATATAGAAATAGGGATCATTGCAGCATTGGCTATGATCGTACTCTATCTGTTCTCGGTGAACAGAGAATTGAAAAAAGAGCAAAAAGTACTGCAGGACATCCTGGAGGTCAAAGATACGACCATACAGAACCTTCAGGCTTCCCGTGTAGCGGTCAAAGATGTCATAGAGAACCTTTCGGCACATGACGAAGTAATGGCACTGGTGGAATCTGGAAAGAGCAGGGAAGAGATATCCAATGAGCTTGGCATCCCCGTCAACAAGATAGAACTCATCATCAAATTCGACAAGATAAAAAAAGACCATGCCGTCTAAAAGCTGGGAATCTGTTCTTCAGGAGGCATACGCCAACCTTGAAGAGGATTACCGCCAGTTTCTTGAAGAGGACAGCGGTTATATCCCCGACAGGGAGAATTATTTTAATGCCTTCAAGACACTGCCCAAAGAGAATGTCAAATACATTCTTTTCGGACAGGACCCCTACCCCAGGGAAGAGAGTGCCAACGGCTATGCCTTTATCGATGCCAGGGTCAAAGCGGTTTTCTCCGACAAAGGCCTGAGCAAGGAAGTGAACCGGGCGACCAGCCTGCGGAACTTCGTCAAAATGGCCCTGGTCGCACGGGGTGACCTCTCTCTGGAAGATCTTTCACAGGATGCCATCGCTTCTGTCGACAAAACAGTGCTTATCAGCTCCATTGAAGAACTCAGGGTCAATTTTGAGAAGAACGGTGTACTGCTTCTCAACACGGCCCTTATCTTCACGGACAAGAAAAGCTCGTCCCGACATGTCAAAGCATGGCGTCCTTTCGTTCAGAGCCTGTTACGCTCTCTTGAAGCACAGCAGCCCAAGCTCATCCTTTTCGGTACCCATGCCAAAGAACTGAAAAAGCATCTGCCGCTTGAAAGTTTTGAAACGATCGAGCTGGAACACCCCTACAACCATACCTTCATCGCCAATCCAAAAGCGCTTGAACTTTTCGGCCCGATGCACTTACTTGATAAATAAAGCTTTTTTGGGTAAAATTCTGCTCTTACAATATATGTGCGCTCATAGCTCAGCTGGATAGAGCATCGGTTTGCGGTACCGAAGGTCTCAGGTTCGAATCCTGATGGGCGTACCACTTCTATTGACGGTGTAGCCGTTGTTTCAAGAGATATAATTTTCTTTATATGTTTAAGGTTTAACTATCTCCCACTTTTACTCCCACTTACTGTTACAAAAACTACGCCATATTTTGACAAACTGACGTACTGTCACGAGAACTGTCTTGATGTGAGGAAAGTGTTGTTTGATGAGTTTGAACTGGTTGTAGAGTATCTTGCACCTATACCAGTAGAAGATGGTAAGGTGCGTGTGAAGTGTTTTAGAACATTGGAAATATATAGTGGTAGAAGAGAGATACTGGGATTGTATCTTAGTGAGAATGAGGGAGCCAACTTCTGGCTGCAGGTTCTGACTGATTTAAGCAAAGATATCCTTATTGCTTCTGTAGATGGTTTAAAGGGCTTTCCTGAAGCCACATTCCCACAAACAGAGGTACAGCTATGTATCGTCCATCAAATCAGAAATTCATTCAAATATGTAGCTTCTGAAAATCAGAAAGAGTTCATGAAAGATCTTAAACAAGTTTACCAGGCACTCTCCAAAGAGGCTGCTGAATTGGAGTTGGATAGGCTTGAAGAGAAATGGGGAGACAAATATCCTGAAGATATCAGACGTATTATTTACACGACAAATATTATTGAATCAGTGTATCGACAGTTCAGAAAACTTACTAAAACCAAAGGAGCATTTCCTAATGAAAATTCATTGTTAAAATTGCTGTATATGGGAATTCAAAATGCCCAGAAAAAATGGACAATGCCAATGAGAAACTGGTCTCTGACCATTTCTCAACTGGCGATCTTCTTTGAGGGAAGATTGGATAAGGCTCTGAAGTTGTAATATAATTCACTCATCTATCGGGTGACACAAAATTCTGAATGGTCTCAAAAATTCCTTTTATCAGAGGAGGGTCTAATTCCTTGATCTTTTGGGCCATATCATTAAATTCTGATAAGTACTTTATTGTAGGTTAAAAGTTGTAACTTATACCAAAGTTCCAACTGTCAACTGAAACATCAAAATCTATATCATAACCAAAAACTTCTTCTGTTGTATCATCATCATATAATCTTACATAGTCAATAAAAACTGATAGATTATTAATAATACTAAACGAAGCTCCAATACCCCAAGAAAGACCATCTTCATCTTCCTCCACATCATCAAAATCTATAGATGCATACCCCACTAAAATATAAATGTTAAAATCTTCATTTATAGGATAACTTGGTTTAATATAAATTCCCCATACATTTTCATCATCATTATCAGAAGAGCCTGAGCTATTCATCCAAGGATGCGTTGATGAGGTGTTAGTATAATCTATATCACCGAATGTTCTCCAGTATCTACCTTCAATGGCAATATACTGATTAAGTTTATATCCTGCTTGAAGCATTATTGTATTGAGATCATAATCAGATTCTGCCTGTATTATAATGGGGTGGTTCATGTTTGCTTCTGAATTTGCATTCATTGGTCCATATGCAAGACCCAAATAGAAACCTACATCAGATACAATGGCATTTTGTGGAGTGATAATATCACTAGAGGTATATCCACTGTCATGCTTTGCCTTATACGAATTTGAACCATAGGCTGGATAAGATTCCGCCATCACTGTTGTACCTATTGCCAATGTTAAAATAAGTGAGAGTGTTAATTTTTTCATAAGATTTTTCCTCGTTTTTATGTCATTTTATTATATCTAAAGAAAATATAAAAGAATCTTTTCAGTTTCAAAAAATGTTGGGGGAATAGTCTTTCATTTGAGCACACCTATTACGATCAAGAACGGCTTGAGGTCACTTTTAAGTTTTTTCTACTTTTTCCTGACAATACGACCTGAGTATTTACAGAATGGAAAGATCTTCCTGGACCAGTGGACACAAATCCTCACAAACGACGCTGTAGCGTATCATTTCCATGGTTGGAAAGATGGAAATATTGATGAAAATCTTCTCTAGTTCTGCTTGAAGATAGATTGAAGATTAGGATTTTGAGTTTTCAATAGCTCTCGTAGAGACTAAAAATATATAAATTAGATTTTAAAAGCAAAGATATAAGCAAGGCTCCTGAATACTTTAGAAAAAGTTGTGATAATGGGTATTATCAGGGATGTTACAGAATAGGATTCATGTATATATTAGCTCAAGTGGTAAATAAAGATAATGTTAAATCTGCCGAATATTATAAAAAAAGATGTGATGGAAACGATACTGATAGTTGTGTATTTCTTGGAGCTGCCTATCTTGAGGGTGTAGGAGTAAGCAAAAATAAACTTAAAGCAAAGAGTTTCTATAAAAAGGCGTGTACTTTGGGAGATGTATATGCTTGTCAGAAGGTTATACCTTAGAAATTCAAAGTGGGGAAAGGAAGTATGATAGTTGCAAGGGTTATGGACGTATTAGAAATTTTAGTAGCTATTTCTCTCTGACTAAAAAGGTGGGGGAGTATAATCTGAAAGGTTTCCCCGATGCTTGCATCGGTTGGATTCAAGCCCAAAGAGCAGAGATGTTATGATATGGAATGAGTGATCATATTTTCAAAAGTCATAACAAAACAGTATTGTTGTATCACTTGGTGTTTCCAGCAAAGTATCGGAGAAAAGTATTCAGTAAAGCTGTTGAGAAAACTTTGATTGAGACGTGTTTGGGAATAGCTCAAAGATATGAAATACATTATTTTGGAAATTGGAAATGATGAGGACCATGTACATTTTTTGGTGCAAGGTGTTTCAAAGATGCCAGTTTCAAGAATAGTGCAGATTATCAAAAGTATTACTGCTCGTGAGCTTTTTTCTCAACGCAAAGAGGTCAAGAAGCTTCTGTTGGGAGGGAATTTATGGACAAGTGGATTTTATGCTAATACAGTAGGACAATATGCCAGTGAAGAAGCCCTTCGAAATTATGTCAAAAATCAAGGGTGAGAATACAACAAGGTGCATTCTGGTTAACTTCGGTTTGACTTTGAATGTTGAGACAGTTATGGATACCCCGTTGCTTGCAGTGGGGTAGTTCATTTACATAACAGATATGTTTTCCCACATTCGTTAAGCAGTGTTGCATCATCCCCTCCTAACCAAAGTTATATTACAATAAGAACAAACTATCCTGTGGAGTCTCTGCCGTGAAAATCTTACTTATCAATTTCAATCCTGTTGTCTCCAGACTTTTTGCTTTGTGTACGCGTGATGCGCATATTGAGTTGGATGAAGTGGAGGAGGTCAGCGATGTTGAGAGGGGAAAGCACTATGATCTGCTGTTTGTGGATGATGCTTCCTATGTGGAGAGTGTCAAAGAGTTCATGGAGAGCAGAAGCATAGGCAAAAAAGTGTTTATCTCGTATGAGCCGGGGAGTGTTTCCGGTTTTAACCTCACTCTGAAAAAACCTTTTCTTCCGTCACAAATCCTGAATATCATAGAGAATGCGACGGTTGCAGAAGAAGTGAAAGAGGAAGAGGAGGAAGCACCGGTGATCTTCCCTTTGGATGAAGAGGAAAAGAACATTGAAGAGAGTAAAGAGGATTCAGAAGTGACACCGTCGATCTTTCCGTTGGCTGCGGAAGAGACAGAGGAAGAGGAGATCGTTCCGGAGAATCCTCACATACTCGACAGCAGAGAGATTGAAAAGATAAAGGATCTGCTCGATATGGAAGAGAATGAAATACTCCCTGTCGAAGAGGAGCTCCCCGAGGAAGTGGTGGAGCAGCGAAAGGTAGAGGCCATTACGGCTCAGCTGATCGCAGACGGGCTTGAGATCGTTGAGGAAGAGGAGATCGTCAAGACGATACAGGCGGGAAAGAAGTCCAAAAAGAAGAAAAAAAAGGAAGATACGGGTCCTTTCAGCAAAGAGGAGTTCGATGCTATCCAAAAGGCATTCAGGGAAGCACTTTTCAGCCTTAAACCCAAAAAGATCAAAAAACTTCTCAAAGGCAAAAAAGTAGAATTGAAATTGAAACTAAAGGATCAGGACTGATGCATAAAGGGGCAATACTGGTACTTTCCGGACCCAGCGGAGCGGGGAAGAGTACCATTATCAATGCGGCTTCCGATGAGATAGGCGAGTACTACTTCTCCATCTCCACAACGACAAGGGAACCAAGGGTCGGGGAAGAGGATGGTGTGGACTATTTCTTCGTGACCAAAGAGTGTTTTGAAGAAGATATCAAGGCGGGAAATTTCCTGGAGTATGCACAGGTACACGGTAACTACTACGGTACCTCGCTCAAACCGGTCAAAGAAGCGCTTGCACAGGAAAAGCTGGTGATTTTCGATATCGATATACAGGGACATCGGCTGGTACGGGCAAAGATGGATGATATCACGACCTCCGCTTTCATTACACCACCGACGCTCAAGGAACTTGAGACAAGGCTTCGTGCACGCTGTACGGATGATGAAGCGGTGATCCTCAGACGTATAGAGAATGCCAAAGAGGAGATCAAAGCGGTAGGAGAGTATGATTTTACGATCATCAATGATACAGTAGAGGAAGCAGCGCAGAAATTCATCATTGTCGCCAAAGCAGCCAGACTCAAACAGAGCAAGGAAGATGAGGCGGAATTCATACAGCATTGGCTTGGCGTTTAAAAAAAACTGCTTATTGACGCTTCCTTAAACATTTTTAAGTATAATTGTTAAAATTTTTAAAATTGCACCTCAGAGTGCAGACAAAGGATGAACCATGGGTATGCCAAGTATGCCAGAGTTGCTGATCGTTTTGGCGATCGTTGTACTTCTTTTCGGAGCGAAAA
Coding sequences:
- a CDS encoding outer membrane protein, with protein sequence MKKLTLSLILTLAIGTTVMAESYPAYGSNSYKAKHDSGYTSSDIITPQNAIVSDVGFYLGLAYGPMNANSEANMNHPIIIQAESDYDLNTIMLQAGYKLNQYIAIEGRYWRTFGDIDYTNTSSTHPWMNSSGSSDNDDENVWGIYIKPSYPINEDFNIYILVGYASIDFDDVEEDEDGLSWGIGASFSIINNLSVFIDYVRLYDDDTTEEVFGYDIDFDVSVDSWNFGISYNF
- a CDS encoding tetratricopeptide repeat protein → MYILAQVVNKDNVKSAEYYKKRCDGNDTDSCVFLGAAYLEGVGVSKNKLKAKSFYKKACTLGDVYACQKVIP
- the gmk gene encoding guanylate kinase, with the translated sequence MHKGAILVLSGPSGAGKSTIINAASDEIGEYYFSISTTTREPRVGEEDGVDYFFVTKECFEEDIKAGNFLEYAQVHGNYYGTSLKPVKEALAQEKLVIFDIDIQGHRLVRAKMDDITTSAFITPPTLKELETRLRARCTDDEAVILRRIENAKEEIKAVGEYDFTIINDTVEEAAQKFIIVAKAARLKQSKEDEAEFIQHWLGV